In a genomic window of Zingiber officinale cultivar Zhangliang chromosome 9B, Zo_v1.1, whole genome shotgun sequence:
- the LOC122025802 gene encoding nifU-like protein 2, chloroplastic: MRPSLLADSSASPCHGVASSSSAAASFSPLRLLSFKEPGVIGNGIQIAAFQRRKSSSSRSICGPKRHIVVKSVVTPNPLVELPLTAENVESVLDEVRPYLIADGGNVVLHEIDGNVVRLKLQGACGSCPSSVMTMKMGIERRLMEMIPEIVAVEPITDQETGLQLNEENIEKVLDEIRPYLAGTGGGELEFVEIEEPIVKIRLTGQAAGVMTVRVAVSQKLREKIPAIAAVQLLS, translated from the exons ATGCGACCCTCGCTTCTGGCCGACTCCTCCGCTAGTCCTTGCCACGGAGTCGCCTCCTCATCTTCCGCCGCCGCATCCTTTTCCCCGCTCCGTCTTCTCTCCTTCAAG GAGCCTGGCGTCATAGGAAACGGGATTCAGATCGCCGCTTTTCAGCGGAGGAAGAGTTCCTCCAGTCGCTCGATTTGCGGACCTAAGAGGCACATCG TGGTTAAATCAGTTGTTACTCCAAATCCCTTAGTAGAGTTGCCTCTAACTGCTGAAAATGTGGAGTCAGTATTGGATGAAGTACGTCCATATCTTATTGCTGATGGAGGAAATGTGGTACTTCATGAGATAGATGGGAATGTCGTAAGGCTAAAACTACAAGGTGCATGTGGGTCTTgtccaagttcagtgatgactATGAAGATGGGAATTGAACGCCGGTTAATGGAAATGATTCCAGAAATTGTTGCAGTTGAACCGATAACTGATCAGGAGACAGGGCTCCAGCTAAATGAAGAAAACATTGAGAAG GTACTTGATGAGATAAGGCCATACCTTGCTGGAACTGGTGGTGGTGAGCTTGAGTTTGTTGAAATTGAGGAGCCCATCGTTAAGATTCGACTAACTGGCCAAGCTGCCGGCGTCATGACTGTTCGTGTGGCAGTATCTCAGAAGCTACGCGAAAAGATACCTGCCATTGCTGCTGTTCAGCTTCTATCATAG
- the LOC122025803 gene encoding early nodulin-20-like — MEDAPPPSPTTPAESAAGSPVDRRSCNLRRGLTRSRSRSHSSSSSASPSPRSSAVPFSWEQRPGIPKPLSAVLPATADSAVAHPLLPLPPPVRSHSDLIPTPRKKRSAASGRGEAASADPFASALALCAKGALPANDDNVDDELCDVADAAAASSRRSAATVTHRFRILDFYGSCKATCAVVDATVRLPRSGSLGLLSRRS, encoded by the coding sequence ATGGAGGACGCGCCGCCGCCATCTCCGACGACTCCTGCTGAGTCTGCCGCTGGGTCCCCGGTGGATCGCCGGTCCTGCAACCTTCGCCGCGGCCTGACACGCTCCCGGTCCCGATCCCACTCCTCCTCCAGCTCCGCCTCCCCCTCGCCCCGATCCTCCGCCGTACCATTCTCCTGGGAGCAGCGCCCTGGAATCCCGAAGCCTCTCTCCGCTGTCCTCCCGGCAACCGCCGACTCCGCCGTTGCTCATCCCCTCCTCCCCCTCCCGCCCCCGGTCCGCTCCCACTCCGATCTTATCCCCACTCCGCGCAAGAAGCGCTCCGCCGCCTCCGGCCGGGGTGAAGCTGCCTCCGCCGACCCCTTCGCCTCCGCGCTCGCCCTCTGCGCCAAGGGCGCCCTTCCCGCCAACGACGACAACGTGGACGACGAGCTCTGTGACGTGGCcgacgccgccgccgcctcctcgcGTCGATCGGCGGCAACCGTTACCCATCGCTTCCGGATCTTGGACTTCTACGGCTCCTGCAAAGCGACGTGCGCGGTGGTGGATGCGACGGTCCGCCTCCCTCGGTCTGGTTCGTTGGGTTTGCTCAGCCGCCGGTCCTGA